A stretch of the Streptomyces sp. NBC_01428 genome encodes the following:
- a CDS encoding hydrolase, with amino-acid sequence MAVTTIDPRTALVVIDLQNGIVGNPGVGPHPAADVVERSVRLADAFRGHGLPVVLVRVTAAADGADAVSGRTDGASRGRSFPEGWDVIVDDLAGHPEDITVTKRNWGAFYGTDLDLQLRRRGITQIVLTGIATSIGVESSARAAHEHGYHVTLATDAMTDLDAETHRNSVERIFPRLGETGTTDAILEVLDKSRA; translated from the coding sequence ATGGCAGTCACCACCATCGACCCCCGCACCGCGCTCGTCGTCATCGACCTGCAGAACGGCATCGTCGGCAACCCGGGCGTCGGCCCGCACCCCGCCGCCGACGTCGTCGAGCGGTCCGTCCGCCTCGCGGACGCCTTCCGCGGCCACGGCCTGCCGGTCGTCCTCGTCCGGGTCACCGCCGCGGCCGACGGCGCGGACGCGGTGAGCGGACGCACCGACGGAGCGAGCCGCGGCCGCAGCTTCCCCGAGGGCTGGGACGTCATCGTCGACGACCTGGCCGGGCACCCCGAGGACATCACCGTCACCAAGCGGAACTGGGGCGCCTTCTACGGCACCGACCTCGACCTGCAGCTGCGCCGCCGCGGGATCACCCAGATCGTGCTGACCGGCATCGCCACCAGCATCGGCGTGGAGTCCTCCGCCCGTGCCGCGCACGAGCACGGCTACCACGTCACCCTGGCCACCGACGCGATGACCGACCTCGACGCCGAGACGCACCGCAACAGCGTCGAGCGGATCTTCCCGCGCCTCGGGGAGACCGGCACCACCGACGCGATCCTCGAGGTCCTCGACAAGTCCCGCGCCTGA
- a CDS encoding ketopantoate reductase family protein — MANDRLTVAVLGPGGVGGLLAAVLARAGHRVVCLAGEDTARALSADGIEVRSGLFGDFTARVSADTELREPVDALLIAVKATSLDAALERVPAKVLGEDALIVPFLNGVEHPALLRERYRPEQVAPAVIRVESTRTAPGVIEHGSPFADVDLTAETASRPRVDALAAALAEAGVGVRVEDEEAATLWAKMSFLAPFALLTTRYGLPLGDVRTLHRDELTALVEETAAVSRASGAPVDPAAALARYDAFPPGAKSSMQRDAETGRTLELDAIGGALLRAADRAGVPVPVASALVRDLTPPSGSAA, encoded by the coding sequence ATGGCGAACGACCGGCTGACCGTGGCGGTACTGGGTCCGGGAGGGGTCGGCGGGCTCCTCGCGGCGGTGCTGGCCCGCGCGGGCCACCGGGTGGTCTGCCTGGCCGGGGAGGACACCGCACGGGCCCTGTCCGCCGACGGCATCGAGGTACGGAGCGGTCTGTTCGGGGACTTCACGGCCCGGGTGTCCGCGGACACCGAGCTGCGGGAGCCGGTCGACGCGCTGCTGATCGCGGTCAAGGCGACCTCCCTGGACGCCGCCCTGGAGCGGGTCCCGGCGAAGGTGCTGGGCGAGGACGCCCTGATCGTGCCGTTCCTGAACGGCGTCGAGCACCCCGCCCTGCTGCGCGAGCGCTACCGCCCCGAGCAGGTGGCCCCCGCGGTGATCCGGGTCGAGTCGACGCGGACCGCGCCGGGCGTGATCGAGCACGGCAGTCCGTTCGCCGACGTCGACCTGACCGCCGAGACGGCGTCCCGCCCCCGGGTCGACGCGCTCGCCGCCGCGCTGGCGGAGGCCGGGGTGGGCGTCCGCGTCGAGGACGAGGAGGCGGCGACACTGTGGGCGAAGATGTCGTTCCTCGCGCCGTTCGCGCTGCTGACGACACGGTACGGACTCCCGCTGGGTGACGTACGCACCCTGCACCGCGACGAGTTGACCGCGCTGGTCGAGGAGACCGCGGCGGTCAGCCGGGCGTCCGGCGCCCCGGTCGATCCGGCGGCCGCGCTGGCCCGCTACGACGCGTTCCCGCCGGGCGCCAAGTCGTCGATGCAGCGTGACGCGGAGACCGGCCGCACCCTCGAACTCGACGCCATCGGCGGCGCGTTGCTGCGCGCTGCGGACCGCGCCGGGGTGCCGGTGCCGGTGGCCTCCGCTCTCGTACGGGACCTGACGCCGCCCTCCGGCTCCGCCGCCTGA
- a CDS encoding DUF2277 domain-containing protein, whose amino-acid sequence MCRSIKTLRPPSIPEEATDEEIRAAALQYVRKVSGFRAPAAHNQEAFDRAVEAVAAATTDLLETLEVRGVPARRAG is encoded by the coding sequence ATGTGCCGCAGCATCAAGACACTCCGTCCGCCGTCGATCCCCGAGGAAGCGACCGACGAGGAGATCCGCGCCGCCGCTCTGCAGTACGTGCGCAAGGTCTCCGGGTTCCGCGCCCCGGCCGCCCACAACCAGGAGGCCTTCGACCGGGCCGTCGAGGCCGTCGCCGCCGCGACCACCGACCTCCTCGAAACCCTGGAGGTACGGGGCGTGCCGGCCCGGCGTGCCGGGTAG
- a CDS encoding DedA family protein translates to MLESVGSLTGSPWIYAAVAVSVVLDVFLPVLPSGVLVITAATAAAGSATGAVPHAVPDLLVLTLCAATASVLGDLVAFRLAWRGGERLDRAIARSRRLTQAQERLGDVLARGGGARGVLVVVARFAPAGRSVVSLGAGAAHRRVREFLPWSVLAGVAWAGYSVGLGYFGGQWLGATWLATGVSFGALFIAGAGAAYLVRKPAVREQGTGA, encoded by the coding sequence GTGCTGGAGAGTGTGGGGTCGCTGACGGGCAGCCCATGGATCTACGCGGCGGTCGCCGTGTCCGTCGTCCTTGATGTGTTCCTGCCGGTCCTGCCGAGCGGGGTGCTGGTGATCACCGCGGCAACGGCCGCGGCGGGTTCCGCCACCGGCGCCGTTCCGCACGCCGTCCCCGACCTGCTGGTGCTGACCCTCTGCGCGGCCACGGCCTCGGTGCTCGGCGACCTGGTGGCGTTCCGCCTCGCCTGGCGCGGCGGCGAACGCCTGGACCGCGCGATCGCCCGCTCGCGCCGCCTCACACAGGCGCAGGAACGTCTCGGCGACGTGCTGGCGCGCGGCGGCGGGGCACGCGGGGTGCTCGTGGTCGTCGCCCGTTTCGCACCGGCCGGGCGCTCGGTCGTCTCGCTCGGCGCGGGCGCGGCGCACCGCCGGGTCCGCGAGTTCCTGCCCTGGTCGGTGCTCGCCGGCGTCGCGTGGGCCGGCTACAGCGTGGGGCTCGGCTACTTCGGCGGCCAGTGGCTGGGCGCCACCTGGCTGGCGACGGGCGTGTCGTTCGGGGCGCTGTTCATCGCCGGGGCGGGCGCCGCCTACCTCGTGCGCAAGCCGGCCGTACGTGAGCAGGGCACCGGCGCCTGA
- a CDS encoding DoxX family protein, whose product MTGRLNSAQPYAIALFRIVVGLLFAVHGTASLFGVLGGAAGTDGGTLDAGTWPGWYAAVIQLVAGALVLLGLGTRAAAFVASGSMAFAYFDVHQSAALWPIQNGGELSALFCWAMLLLVFTGSGALGLDRLLTARTPAAEEQRAAEPVTA is encoded by the coding sequence ATGACCGGACGCCTCAACAGCGCCCAGCCGTACGCCATAGCCCTGTTCCGCATCGTCGTCGGCCTGCTCTTCGCCGTGCACGGCACCGCCTCGCTCTTCGGCGTGCTCGGCGGCGCGGCCGGCACCGACGGAGGCACCCTCGACGCGGGCACCTGGCCCGGCTGGTACGCGGCCGTCATCCAGCTCGTCGCCGGCGCCCTCGTCCTCCTCGGCCTCGGCACCCGCGCCGCCGCCTTCGTGGCCTCGGGCTCCATGGCGTTCGCCTACTTCGACGTGCACCAGTCGGCCGCCCTGTGGCCGATCCAGAACGGCGGCGAACTCTCCGCCCTGTTCTGCTGGGCCATGCTCCTGCTCGTCTTCACCGGCTCCGGCGCGCTCGGCCTCGACCGGCTGCTCACCGCCCGTACCCCCGCCGCCGAGGAGCAGCGGGCCGCGGAGCCCGTCACCGCCTGA